The genomic region GGCGGGTGGATGTCACGCCCGCCGCCGTCACGGTGCTCGAGCAGGTGCGCACGGGGAGCGTCCCCCTGCCGGAGGCTGCGGCCGAGGTCGAGGAGTCGGACGAGTACTGCCCCGTGGTCATCCGCAAGAAGGTTTTCGCGTCGGTCCCGATGACCGTGGACGACGCGCTCTATTACATGGAGCTCGTCGGACACGACTTCTATCTCTTCATCGACGAGGAGTCGAACCGGCCGTCGGTGGTCTACCGCCGCAAGGGCTGGGACTATGGCGTGATCGCGCTCGACGAGGATGCCGAGGAACTGCAGGAGGTGGCGACGGCATCCAGGAGGCTGGGTCGCGCCTGAGCGCACCCGCCATCGACTCGTGACGACGCCGGAAGCCCGTTCGAGGGCTCCCGGCGTCGTTCGTGAACGGGCCGTTCTGCCGCAACGGGCACGCACAGGAGGTGTCCGGTCTGAGGAGGTCACAGGCCGGTAACATGGGTGGCGTTGTCGTCTCGCAAGACGCAACCCGTCCACCCGGGACGACGATGCCCGACGGCATCCCCACGAACCACTTGGAGTGCATCAGTGGCCTCAGTTCTCGAAAAGGTGCTGCGTGTCGGCGAAGGCCGCACGCTCAGGCGGCTCGAGGCGTATGCCCGCGCCGTGAACGCGCTCGAGGAAGACTTCCAAGCTCTCACCGACGAGGAGCTACGCAACGAGACGACGGAGCTGCGCGAGCGCTACGGCAACGGCGAGTCGCTCGACGACCTGCTTCCCGAGGCGTTCGCCGCTGTGCGCGAGGCGTCGGTGCGCACGCTCGGCATGCGGCACTTCGATGTTCAGATCATGGGCGGCGCGGCGCTGCACCTCGGCAACATCGCCGAGATGAAGACCGGTGAGGGAAAGACGCTGGTCGCCACGACGGCCGCCTACCTGAACGCCATCGCCAGTCGTGGCGTGCACATCATCACGACGAACGACTACCTGGCCAGCTACCAGGGCGAGTTGATGGGTCGTGTCTTCCGGGCTCTGGGCATGACGACAGGCGTGATCATCGCGGGACAGACACCCGACGAGCGTCGCGAGCAGTACCTGGCCGACATCACGTACGGCACCAACAATGAGTTCGGCTTCGATTACCTGCGTGACAACATGGCATGGCAGGCGTCCGACATGGTGCAGCGGGGCCACTTCTTCGCGATCGTCGACGAGGTCGACTCGATCCTCATCGACGAGGCCCGCACGCCGCTGATCATCTCTGGTCCTTCGAGCGGTGAGGCGAACCGTTGGTTCAACGAGTTCGCCAGGCTGGCGACGCGTCTCGAGCCGGAGGTCGACTACGAGGTCGACGAGAAGAAGCGCACGGTGGGCGTGCTCGAGCCGGGCATCGAGAAGGTCGAGGACTATCTCGGCATCGACAACCTCTACGAGTCGGCCAACACGCCGCTCATCTCGTTCCTCAACAACGCGATCAAGGCCAACGCGCTGTTCAAGCGCGACAAGGACTACGTCGTGATGAACGACGAGGTGCTCATCGTCGACGAGCACACCGGCCGCATCCTCATGGGGCGCCGCTACAACGAGGGCATCCACCAGGCGATCGAGGCCAAGGAGGGCGTGCCCGTCAAGGCCGAGAACCAGACACTGGCCACCGTCACCCTGCAGAACTACTTCCGCCTCTACAACAAGCTCTCCGGCATGACGGGCACCGCCGAGACCGAGGCTTCCGAGTTCATGTCGACCTACAAGATCGGCGTCGTGGTCATTCCGACGAACAAGCCGATGATCCGCATGGACATGCCCGACCTCGTCTACAAGAACGAGGAGGCCAAGTTCAACCAGGTGGTCGAAGACATCGTCGAGCGTCACGCGAAGGGCCAGCCCGTGCTCGTCGGCACGACGAGCGTCGAGAAGAGCGAATACCTCTCGCGACTGCTGGCCAAGAAGGGCGTGCGGCACGAGGTGCTGAACGCGAAGAACCACGCGCGTGAGGCCGCGATCATCGCGCAGGCCGGGCGGCTGGGCGCCGTCACCGTCGCCACCAATATGGCCGGTCGTGGTACCGACATCATGCTCGGCGGCAACGCCGAGTTCATCGCCGTCGCCGAGCTCAACGCGCGGGGTCTCAGCCCGGTCGAGACTCCCGAGGAATACGAGGCCGAGTGGGACGGCGTCTACGCGCAGGTGAAGTCCTCGGTCGCCGATGAGGCGGAGAAGGTCGTCGACGTGGGCGGGCTGTACGTGCTCGGCACCGAGCGCCACGAGTCCCGCCGTATCGACAACCAGCTGCGCGGTCGTTCCGGCCGTCAGGGCGACCCGGGCGAGAGCCGGTTCTACCTGTCGCTGACCGACGATCTGATGCGACTGTTCAACGCCGGTGCCGCCGAGAGCCTCATGGGCAGGCGGAACGTGCCCGACGACCTGGCGATCGAGTCCAAGGTCGTGAGCCGAGCCATCCGCTCCGCCCAGTCGCAGGTCGAGGCACGCAACGCCGAGATCCGCAAGAACGTGCTCAAGTACGACGACGTGCTCAACCGTCAGCGCGAGGCGATCTACAGCGACCGCCGGCGCATCCTCGAGGGCGATGACCTGCACGAGCGCGTGCAGAAGTTCCTCGAAGACGTCATCACCGAGGTGATCGAGCAGCACACGGGAGAGACGACCAGCGATGACTGGGACCTCGACGCGCTCTGGGCCGACCTCAAGATCTTGTACCCGGTCGGCATCACGATCGACGAGGTCGTGGCCGAGGTGGGCAGCAAGGGCCGGGTCAACAGCGAGTACATGAAGCGGGAGGTGCTCTCGGATGCCCGCCTCGCCTATTCGCGCAGGGAGGAGCAGCTGGGCGCTCCCGCGATGCGCGAGCTCGAGCGACGCGTCGTGTTGTCGGTGATCGACCGTCGCTGGCGCGATCACCTCTACGAGATGGACTACCTGAAGGACGGCATCGGCCTGCGAGCCATGGCGCAGCGCGACCCGCTGGTCGAGTACCAGCGCGAGGGCTTCGCCATGTACCAGCAGATGATGGGCGCCATCCGCGAGGAGTCCGTCGGGTTCCTCTACAACCTCGAGGTCGAGGTGACCCAGGCCGCCGGCGAGGTGACCGAGGTGGATGCCAAGGGGCTGGCCCCCGCGGACAACCAGCAGCAGCG from Humibacter ginsenosidimutans harbors:
- the secA gene encoding preprotein translocase subunit SecA translates to MASVLEKVLRVGEGRTLRRLEAYARAVNALEEDFQALTDEELRNETTELRERYGNGESLDDLLPEAFAAVREASVRTLGMRHFDVQIMGGAALHLGNIAEMKTGEGKTLVATTAAYLNAIASRGVHIITTNDYLASYQGELMGRVFRALGMTTGVIIAGQTPDERREQYLADITYGTNNEFGFDYLRDNMAWQASDMVQRGHFFAIVDEVDSILIDEARTPLIISGPSSGEANRWFNEFARLATRLEPEVDYEVDEKKRTVGVLEPGIEKVEDYLGIDNLYESANTPLISFLNNAIKANALFKRDKDYVVMNDEVLIVDEHTGRILMGRRYNEGIHQAIEAKEGVPVKAENQTLATVTLQNYFRLYNKLSGMTGTAETEASEFMSTYKIGVVVIPTNKPMIRMDMPDLVYKNEEAKFNQVVEDIVERHAKGQPVLVGTTSVEKSEYLSRLLAKKGVRHEVLNAKNHAREAAIIAQAGRLGAVTVATNMAGRGTDIMLGGNAEFIAVAELNARGLSPVETPEEYEAEWDGVYAQVKSSVADEAEKVVDVGGLYVLGTERHESRRIDNQLRGRSGRQGDPGESRFYLSLTDDLMRLFNAGAAESLMGRRNVPDDLAIESKVVSRAIRSAQSQVEARNAEIRKNVLKYDDVLNRQREAIYSDRRRILEGDDLHERVQKFLEDVITEVIEQHTGETTSDDWDLDALWADLKILYPVGITIDEVVAEVGSKGRVNSEYMKREVLSDARLAYSRREEQLGAPAMRELERRVVLSVIDRRWRDHLYEMDYLKDGIGLRAMAQRDPLVEYQREGFAMYQQMMGAIREESVGFLYNLEVEVTQAAGEVTEVDAKGLAPADNQQQRLSYSAPSDDGSVEVRNQRGQVDNAATDRAERARRRQLAAQQEEVASRQQQSTSRGSFGQRSDDAGEAAPLNRAERRAQERRRH